A region from the Acyrthosiphon pisum isolate AL4f chromosome A1, pea_aphid_22Mar2018_4r6ur, whole genome shotgun sequence genome encodes:
- the LOC100574288 gene encoding uncharacterized protein LOC100574288, producing the protein MIWADSNSLKVISARGLPYHGDSEIIGNNNNGNYLGILGLISEYDPFSKNHLEEFGNKEKGHLSYISKTIFNEVILLLKTNVMHYITNEIKISKYYSIIMDSTPELSKVDQVTIVIRCCTKSDVQERLLESEPIESHTGQSIYDVLEKLLSNVGLNIEDCRGQSYDNAYE; encoded by the exons ATGATATGGGCTGACAGCAACTctttaaaagttattt ctGCTAGAGGTTTACCGTATCATGGGGATTCTGAAATAAttggaaacaataataatggaaatTATCTTGGCATATTGGGATTAATTTCAGAATATGatccattttcaaaaaatcatttGGAAGAGTTTGGAAACAAAGAAAAAGGGCACCTAtcatatatttcaaaaactattttcaatgaagttatacttttattaaagaCTAATGTTATGCACTACATTACTAATgagataaaaatatctaaatattattctattataatggATTCTACTCCAGAACTATCAAAAGTGGATCAAGTGACTATTGTAATAAGATGTTGTACAAAGTCAGATGTACAAGAAAGATTACTGGAATCGGAACCTATTGAAAGTCATACAGGTCAATCAATTTATGATGTTTTAGAAAAACTTCTTTCAAATGTTGGATTGAATATTGAAGATTGTAGGGGACAATCTTATGATAATGCTTATGAGTAG